The following proteins come from a genomic window of Miscanthus floridulus cultivar M001 chromosome 2, ASM1932011v1, whole genome shotgun sequence:
- the LOC136535732 gene encoding uncharacterized protein — MAAAPSRCLLVTGPPGMGKTTLVMRVFETLRGSHPNLTIRGFYTREVREGGERVGFEVVTLDGRSGPLSSSKVSSSESVRWPTVGKYKVDVASLESLALPELQVKEETDLFIIDEVGKMELFSSAFFPAVMRVIESNIPVLATIPIPRHGRDIPGVARLRNHPGAAVFTLNTGNRDTMRDTIYNQLSSLLQKR, encoded by the exons ATGGCCGCCGCGCCGTCGAGGTGCCTCCTCGTCACTGGCCCGCCG GGCATGGGGAAGACAACGCTGGTCATGCGGGTGTTCGAAACCCTGAGAGGCTCTCACCCGAACCTCACCATTCGCGGATTCTACACCC GAGAGGTGAGAGAGGGCGGAGAAAGGGTAGGATTCGAGGTTGTCACGCTCGACGGCAGAAGTGGGCCCCTTTCCTCATCCAAGGTTTCCAG CTCAGAGTCTGTTAGATGGCCTACCGTTGGGAAATACAAAGTAGATGTAGCATCTTTGGAATCATTAGCATTACCTGAGCTGCAG GTTAAGGAAGAAACAGATCTCTTCATCATTGACGAAGTGGGTAAAATGGAGCTGTTCAGTTCAGCATTTTTCCCTGCTGTAATGAGAGTTATTGAATCCAATATACCAGTGTTGGCCACCATACCCATTCCTAGGCATGGCCGGGACATTCCAGGAG TTGCGAGGTTGCGGAATCATCCTGGAGCAGCTGTTTTCACCTTAAATACTGGTAACAGGGATACGATGAGAGATACTATCTACAATCAGTTAAGCAGTTTGTTGCAGAAGAGGTGA